From Bacteroidota bacterium, the proteins below share one genomic window:
- a CDS encoding bifunctional 5,10-methylene-tetrahydrofolate dehydrogenase/5,10-methylene-tetrahydrofolate cyclohydrolase (catalyzes the formation of 5,10-methenyltetrahydrofolate from 5,10-methylenetetrahydrofolate and subsequent formation of 10-formyltetrahydrofolate from 5,10-methenyltetrahydrofolate): protein MQLIDGKQIALTIQNELAQEVQRRVAAGLRRPHLAAILVGNDGGSVTYVNAKVAACERIGYRSTLIRLEDTVTEGQLLEQVHLLNQNPEIDGFIVQLPLPKHIDSQKVIETIDPRKDVDGFHPVNVGRMALNLPCFLPATPYGILQLLQRCQIKTSGKHCVVIGRSHIVGSPVSMLLARNAEPGNCTVTLCHSRTQNLAEITRSADIIVAALGIPHFLKADMVKEGAVVIDVGTTRVTAPDTKSGFRLHGDVDFANVAPKCSWITPVPGGVGPMTITGLLQNTLLAAQQK, encoded by the coding sequence ATGCAGCTTATAGACGGCAAACAGATTGCACTTACCATTCAAAACGAACTTGCACAGGAAGTACAACGCCGCGTGGCAGCCGGTCTTCGCCGTCCGCATCTGGCTGCCATACTGGTGGGTAACGATGGCGGTAGCGTAACGTATGTAAATGCCAAAGTAGCCGCCTGCGAACGCATTGGTTATCGCTCCACACTGATTCGACTGGAAGATACCGTAACCGAAGGCCAATTGCTTGAACAGGTTCATCTGCTTAATCAAAATCCTGAAATTGACGGCTTCATTGTGCAGCTTCCGCTTCCCAAACACATTGACTCACAAAAAGTAATTGAGACTATTGATCCGCGCAAGGATGTGGACGGTTTTCATCCGGTAAACGTGGGGCGCATGGCGCTTAATTTGCCTTGTTTTCTGCCCGCCACACCGTACGGCATTCTGCAGCTATTGCAACGCTGCCAGATCAAAACCTCCGGCAAGCATTGTGTGGTTATCGGGCGCAGCCACATTGTGGGTTCGCCGGTAAGCATGCTGCTGGCACGCAATGCCGAACCCGGAAACTGCACCGTTACACTCTGCCACAGCCGCACCCAAAATCTGGCCGAAATTACCCGCAGCGCCGACATCATCGTGGCTGCACTTGGTATTCCCCATTTCCTTAAAGCCGATATGGTGAAGGAAGGCGCAGTTGTAATTGATGTGGGCACCACACGGGTCACAGCCCCTGACACCAAAAGCGGATTCCGCCTGCATGGTGATGTGGATTTTGCAAATGTGGCACCCAAGTGCAGCTGGATTACACCCGTGCCCGGCGGTGTAGGGCCAATGACCATTACCGGCCTGCTGCAAAACACATTACTGGCTGCACAGCAGAAATAA
- a CDS encoding TerC family protein — translation MDIPDFTSSGVWISLFTLTFLEIVLGVDNIIFISIVTDKLPQHQQRRARNLGLTLALVMRVMLLFAITWMLQLKEPVFTLSFMEEPNSPGTPIGISWKDIILIAGGLFLLAKSTLEIHRKLEKSKSHGAQGKYATFTAVLVQVVLVDMVFSVDSILTAIGLVENVLIMIIAVVASMGVMLAFAGAITRFINRHPAMQILALAFLVAIGLVLIANGFHQNFNKGYIYSGMAFALVVEMINIRMRRNNESVKLNTQGVDVEKEIDEMEGKT, via the coding sequence ATGGATATTCCTGATTTTACTTCCTCTGGCGTCTGGATAAGTCTGTTTACGCTCACTTTTCTGGAAATAGTACTTGGTGTGGACAACATCATTTTCATTTCCATTGTTACCGATAAACTTCCCCAGCACCAGCAGCGCCGGGCCCGGAATCTTGGGCTTACGCTTGCGCTGGTAATGCGTGTAATGCTGCTGTTTGCCATAACGTGGATGCTTCAACTGAAGGAACCTGTGTTTACGCTTTCATTTATGGAAGAGCCTAATTCGCCGGGAACACCTATTGGCATCAGCTGGAAGGATATTATTCTCATTGCCGGCGGTTTGTTTCTGCTGGCCAAAAGCACACTCGAAATTCACCGTAAACTCGAAAAATCAAAATCGCACGGAGCACAAGGCAAGTATGCCACTTTTACAGCCGTACTTGTTCAGGTAGTGCTTGTGGATATGGTGTTTAGTGTGGACAGCATTCTTACTGCCATTGGCTTAGTGGAGAATGTATTAATTATGATTATTGCTGTTGTGGCCAGTATGGGTGTAATGCTTGCATTTGCCGGTGCAATTACCCGTTTTATAAACCGTCATCCGGCTATGCAGATTCTGGCACTTGCTTTCCTTGTGGCTATTGGCCTGGTGCTTATTGCCAATGGCTTCCACCAGAATTTCAATAAGGGATATATCTACAGTGGTATGGCCTTTGCGCTGGTGGTGGAAATGATTAATATACGTATGCGGCGAAATAATGAATCGGTAAAACTGAATACGCAGGGGGTGGATGTGGAGAAGGAAATAGATGAAATGGAGGGCAAGACGTAA
- the ffh gene encoding signal recognition particle protein: MFENLSDKLDRAFKVLKGDGKITEINVAETLKEVRKALLDADVSYPVAKKFTDEVKQKAMGLNVLTAVSPGQLLIKITHDELKDLMGGEKTDIKLGGSPTVILMSGLQGSGKTTFSGKLANWLKTKRGKSPLLVAGDVYRPAAIDQLKVLGEQIGVEVYAEPDVKDPVAIAKRGIEHAKKNNHSVVIIDTAGRLAVDEAMMNEIAAVKAAVQPHEILFVVDSMTGQDAVNTAKAFNDRLDFDGVILTKLDGDTRGGAALSIKSVVNKPIKFVGTGEKMEALDVFYPERMADRILGMGDVVTLVERAQEQFDAQEAKRLQDRIAKNKFSFNDFLGQLQQIKKMGNIKDLMGMIPGVGKALKDVDIDDNAFKSIEAIIQSMTPEEREHPEILNGNRRQRIAKGSGTTIQEVNRLIKQFEDTRKMMRMMSDKGQMAKMMRNMPKMRR, from the coding sequence ATGTTTGAAAATCTCTCCGATAAGCTCGACAGAGCGTTTAAAGTACTTAAAGGCGACGGTAAAATTACCGAGATTAACGTGGCCGAAACGCTTAAAGAAGTGCGCAAAGCCCTTCTGGATGCTGACGTAAGTTATCCGGTAGCCAAAAAATTTACCGATGAGGTAAAGCAAAAAGCGATGGGCCTGAACGTGCTCACGGCCGTGTCGCCGGGGCAGCTGCTCATTAAAATTACCCATGATGAGCTGAAAGACCTTATGGGGGGCGAGAAAACCGACATCAAACTCGGTGGCAGCCCTACCGTTATTCTTATGTCGGGTTTGCAGGGTTCGGGTAAAACCACGTTCTCGGGCAAATTAGCCAACTGGCTCAAAACCAAACGCGGCAAAAGTCCGCTGCTTGTGGCGGGCGACGTTTACCGCCCGGCGGCTATTGACCAGCTGAAAGTGCTGGGCGAGCAGATTGGCGTGGAAGTGTATGCCGAACCCGACGTGAAAGATCCGGTGGCTATTGCCAAACGCGGTATTGAACACGCCAAGAAAAACAACCATTCCGTAGTAATCATCGACACCGCCGGCCGTTTGGCTGTGGACGAGGCGATGATGAACGAGATTGCAGCCGTGAAAGCCGCCGTGCAGCCCCACGAAATTCTGTTTGTGGTGGATTCAATGACCGGTCAGGATGCGGTGAATACAGCCAAAGCCTTCAACGACCGCCTTGATTTCGACGGTGTAATTCTTACCAAGCTCGATGGCGATACACGCGGCGGTGCGGCGCTTTCCATCAAATCGGTAGTCAACAAACCCATCAAGTTTGTAGGTACCGGCGAAAAAATGGAAGCGCTTGATGTGTTTTACCCCGAGCGTATGGCCGACCGTATTCTGGGCATGGGCGACGTGGTAACACTTGTGGAGCGTGCTCAGGAGCAGTTTGATGCGCAGGAAGCCAAACGCCTGCAGGATCGTATTGCCAAAAACAAATTCAGCTTCAACGACTTCCTCGGCCAGCTTCAGCAGATCAAAAAGATGGGCAACATCAAAGATCTCATGGGCATGATTCCCGGCGTGGGCAAAGCACTGAAAGATGTGGATATCGACGACAATGCTTTCAAAAGCATCGAAGCAATTATCCAGTCGATGACACCTGAAGAGCGTGAGCATCCTGAAATTCTAAACGGTAACCGCCGTCAGCGTATCGCTAAAGGCAGCGGCACCACCATTCAGGAAGTTAACCGCCTCATCAAACAGTTTGAAGATACCCGCAAAATGATGCGCATGATGAGTGATAAGGGGCAGATGGCGAAGATGATGCGCAATATGCCTAAAATGCGCCGCTGA
- a CDS encoding carboxymuconolactone decarboxylase family protein, translating into MSHSNQFGARTSATPYILTENTMPGIVSLLFYKTSTGKALSNLAETLLLGPSPLSSADREFIASYVSWLNRCDFCHTSHSAAAVCHSAENSTHIEAYKKDPEQMQISTKLKALLKIAAQVQQSGRNVEPEHIENARKAGATDEELHDTVLIAAAFCMYNRYVDGLNTPLPESRDEYKEMGERMRKGYKLPPFFIRWFIRRSERKKALALSRT; encoded by the coding sequence ATGAGTCACAGTAACCAATTTGGAGCACGCACATCGGCAACGCCGTATATCCTTACCGAAAACACCATGCCCGGCATTGTGTCGTTGTTATTTTACAAAACATCAACCGGCAAGGCATTGTCAAACCTGGCTGAAACGCTGCTGTTGGGGCCCTCGCCGCTGAGCAGTGCCGACCGTGAGTTTATTGCCTCGTATGTTTCCTGGCTCAACCGCTGCGATTTTTGTCATACCTCGCATTCTGCTGCAGCTGTTTGTCACAGCGCCGAAAACAGTACACATATTGAAGCCTACAAAAAAGATCCGGAGCAGATGCAGATCAGCACCAAGCTCAAAGCCTTGCTCAAAATTGCGGCACAGGTGCAACAAAGCGGGCGAAACGTAGAACCCGAACACATTGAAAACGCCCGTAAAGCCGGTGCAACCGATGAAGAGCTGCACGATACCGTACTCATTGCCGCCGCCTTTTGTATGTATAACCGTTATGTGGACGGACTAAACACACCACTGCCCGAAAGCCGCGACGAGTACAAGGAAATGGGCGAACGCATGCGAAAAGGATATAAACTGCCGCCATTTTTTATCCGCTGGTTTATCCGCCGCAGTGAGCGTAAAAAAGCCCTGGCACTGAGTCGAACATAA
- a CDS encoding DUF4395 domain-containing protein, translating into MDSSAQYCPVHSDTVNERVLRIIAAFVVSLTAVSLFIVEPWIMFFLAFDFAVRAFSFPQYSLLRFLSLKISNALGQQPVPVNAGPKRFAAGLGMLFSMVIGVLLFSDYFFLTALTGGMLVACAVLESVAGFCVGCKIYMLQEQLKNIRIFLR; encoded by the coding sequence ATGGATTCTTCAGCCCAATATTGCCCTGTACATTCAGATACCGTAAATGAGCGCGTGTTGCGAATAATTGCCGCGTTTGTGGTATCACTTACCGCCGTGTCGTTATTTATTGTTGAACCGTGGATAATGTTTTTTCTGGCGTTTGATTTTGCAGTACGTGCATTTTCTTTCCCGCAGTACAGCCTGCTCCGTTTTCTGTCTTTAAAAATTTCCAATGCACTCGGTCAGCAGCCGGTGCCGGTAAATGCTGGTCCGAAACGCTTTGCGGCTGGTTTGGGCATGTTATTCAGTATGGTTATCGGTGTACTGCTTTTTTCCGATTATTTTTTTCTCACTGCATTAACCGGCGGTATGCTGGTGGCCTGTGCCGTACTCGAATCGGTGGCGGGTTTTTGCGTGGGATGTAAAATCTATATGCTGCAGGAGCAGCTGAAAAACATACGCATTTTTTTAAGGTAG
- a CDS encoding (d)CMP kinase — MKRITIAIDGFSSCGKSTVARALAARLGYNYVDSGAMYRAVTLYCLQHGIIKDGAFVEDEIVRSLDHIHLTFQFNPASRSSDTFLNGENVEKQIRTLEVSNLVSPVSKIKEVRRRMVALQRSMGADKGVVMDGRDIGTNVFPDAELKLFMTADVDVRVQRRVDELRAKGQPVSLDDVRQNLLMRDYEDSHRKENPLTQAPDAVVLDNSELNREQQLDFVLKLMKDMKLEVQE; from the coding sequence ATGAAACGTATTACCATAGCCATAGACGGATTTTCATCGTGCGGAAAAAGCACAGTAGCCCGTGCGCTTGCTGCCCGTTTAGGCTATAATTATGTGGATTCGGGTGCCATGTACCGCGCAGTGACTCTTTACTGCCTTCAACACGGTATTATTAAAGACGGCGCTTTTGTAGAAGACGAAATTGTGCGCTCGCTCGATCATATCCACCTCACGTTTCAGTTTAACCCGGCTTCACGCTCATCGGATACTTTTCTCAATGGCGAAAACGTGGAGAAACAGATCCGTACCCTCGAAGTATCGAATCTGGTGAGCCCCGTTTCGAAAATTAAAGAAGTGCGCCGCCGCATGGTTGCCCTGCAACGCAGTATGGGCGCTGATAAAGGTGTGGTGATGGACGGTCGCGATATTGGCACCAACGTGTTCCCGGATGCCGAACTGAAACTGTTTATGACAGCCGATGTGGATGTACGTGTGCAGCGCCGTGTGGACGAGCTGCGCGCCAAAGGCCAGCCGGTAAGTTTAGACGATGTGCGCCAGAACCTGCTTATGCGCGATTATGAGGATTCGCACCGCAAGGAAAATCCCCTTACACAGGCGCCCGATGCAGTTGTGCTCGACAACAGCGAGCTGAACCGCGAACAGCAGCTTGATTTTGTATTGAAGCTGATGAAAGATATGAAGCTGGAAGTGCAGGAGTAA